AAAAAATTTATCTTTAAGGAAAGCTCATTTCATTAGTATGTGTTTAATGTATACTACCATGTTTATTTAGTAATTTTTTTATTGTCAGCTAGGCCATATACTATATTCATCGCTTGAGGGATATAGAAAATTATGGAAGTGGAAAAATATGAGTATCGTATTAATGTTATTACCAGCAGTTGCTTGGGGAATCTTACCATTGACTGTTGCTAGAGTAAAAGGAAGACCAATTAATCAGATTTTTGGAACAGCGATTGGCACTCTCTTAGTCAGTATCGTGGTATTTCTAATAAATAGACCAACTATTTCAATTTTAAGTTTCATTCTAGCTGCTCTAGCAGGTGGTTTTTGGATCATAGGTCAATTAGGACAATACAACGCTTATCGTTCGATTGGAGTTTCACAGACTATGCCGATTTCGACAGGTCTGCAATTGATTGGGACTTCTCTGATTGGTGTTTTGATTTTTGGAGAATGGGCTTCAAATAATGCCAAGATCTTTGGCGTAATCGGAATCCTACTATTGATTGTTGGAATTTCATTAACCGCTAAAAAGGATAAGAGTAGTAAAGCTAACAAGCAAACGGGCACGTTAGTCATGTTGGTTTTAACCACGATTGGTTTCTTGGTTTACAACTCGATTCCTAGAGCAATGACATCTTCTGGTTTGGCAATCTTCTTGCCAGAATCAGTGGGAATGGTTATAGCAGTTTTACTTTACCTGGTTTTCACTCGTCAGCCTCAAGTTTTACATGAGAAATCCAGTTGGCAAAGTATATTAGCCGGATTCGTTTTTTCAATTGCGGCGATCACATACATTTTGTCAGTTAAGGACAATGGAGTTAATTCAGCCTTTGTTGTTTCGCAACTTTCAGTTGTTATTTCAACTGTTGGTGGAATGGTCTTCTTACGTGAAAAGAAGAGTCATCATGAATTGATATTGACAATTATCGGTTTAATTCTAATTGTCGGTGGAGCAATCGTTACTACAATATTTTAAAAATTAAATTATATTATCGGAGGAATTTATTATGTATAAAGATTTAAATAAAAAAGTTGCTGTTATCACAGGAGGTTCTAAAGGAATCGGAACAGCTATTTCTAAACGTTTTGGTCAAGAACACATGTCAGTCGTTATTAATTACAACAGTGACTCTAAAGGAGCTCAAGAAGCTGCCGATGAGGTAGAACAAAATGGTGGTCAAGCAGTCATTGTTCAAGCAAACGTAGCGACTGAAGAAGGTAATGCTTCACTTTTGCAAGCTGCAATTGATAATTTCGGTGATCTGGATATTTGGGTCAACAATGCCGGAATGGAAACTAAAGCACCAACGCATGAATTGTCATTGGAAGACTGGAATCGTGTTATAGCAGTTGATCAAACTGGAGTTTTCTTGGGTTCAAAAACAGCTTTAAATTATTTCAAGAAACAAAACAAAGCTGGAAATATTATTAATATGTCATCAGTCCATGAACAAATTCCTTGGCCAACATTTTCTAGTTATGCTGCCGCTAAAGGTGGAGTCAAGATGTTTACAAAGACTATCGCTATGGAATATGCCAAAGATAATATTCGTGTCAATGCAATTGGACCTGGTGCAATTAATACACCAATCAATGCGAAAAAATTTGCGGATAAAGAACAATATGATCAAACAGTTTCAATGGTACCAATGAATAGAATTGGTAAACCTGAGGAGGTTGCTGCTGGTGCTGCTTGGTTAGCTTCATCAGAATCAAGTTACGTAACAGGAGTCACACTCTTTATTGATGGTGGAATGACACTTTATCCAGCATTTATGAATGGACAAGGTTAATTCCTTTAAACCTTAGTGAATGAAGTGTGGATGATACATTTGAAAAAATCAGTGATTTTAATAATTATGGGTTTAATTTTACTTTTGATAGGAGGCATCTTTTTTATGAATTATGAAAAGAATTTAGCTAATAAACGGAATAAAGCTACGATTGCTGGTCAAGCTATTGACGCAACGCAATTGGGCAGATCAGATAGTGAGTGGCGAAATGGTTACGGGATGCCTTCAGATGGTAAAGATACTAATAGTAAGAATCAACCAACGAGAAAATTAACTAAAGATGCTAAAAGTCTGATTATTTACTTTTCAAGATCAGGTAGTACTGAACTTTTGGCAAGTAAGATTGCTCAAGAGACTCAAGCAGACATCCTAGAAATAGTTGTGAAAGATCCCTACTCGGGCAATTATCAAAAGACTTTATCACGCGCTAACTCAGAACGAGAGAATCAAAACTATCCAGAACTTGATATGACGGTTCCAGATCTTAAACAATATCAAACAATTTATCTTGGTTATCCAATTTTGGCTATGACATTATCGCACCCTTTAACAGCTTTTCTTAAAACCTATGGTGCTCGCTTGTCAGGCAAAAAGATTGCTCCCTTTATGACTGAAGGTGGCTATGGACAAGGCGACAGTGTTCAACGAATCCGAGAGATTTTACAAGAACAAGGCGCATCCGTTGAGACTATTACTAAGGCTTTAGTAGTTGATGGTAATAAGGTTGATCGAGCTGATAAACGTGTCGATAAGTGGG
This sequence is a window from Companilactobacillus alimentarius DSM 20249. Protein-coding genes within it:
- a CDS encoding GRP family sugar transporter — its product is MSIVLMLLPAVAWGILPLTVARVKGRPINQIFGTAIGTLLVSIVVFLINRPTISILSFILAALAGGFWIIGQLGQYNAYRSIGVSQTMPISTGLQLIGTSLIGVLIFGEWASNNAKIFGVIGILLLIVGISLTAKKDKSSKANKQTGTLVMLVLTTIGFLVYNSIPRAMTSSGLAIFLPESVGMVIAVLLYLVFTRQPQVLHEKSSWQSILAGFVFSIAAITYILSVKDNGVNSAFVVSQLSVVISTVGGMVFLREKKSHHELILTIIGLILIVGGAIVTTIF
- a CDS encoding glucose-1-dehydrogenase, translating into MYKDLNKKVAVITGGSKGIGTAISKRFGQEHMSVVINYNSDSKGAQEAADEVEQNGGQAVIVQANVATEEGNASLLQAAIDNFGDLDIWVNNAGMETKAPTHELSLEDWNRVIAVDQTGVFLGSKTALNYFKKQNKAGNIINMSSVHEQIPWPTFSSYAAAKGGVKMFTKTIAMEYAKDNIRVNAIGPGAINTPINAKKFADKEQYDQTVSMVPMNRIGKPEEVAAGAAWLASSESSYVTGVTLFIDGGMTLYPAFMNGQG
- a CDS encoding flavodoxin family protein; this translates as MNYEKNLANKRNKATIAGQAIDATQLGRSDSEWRNGYGMPSDGKDTNSKNQPTRKLTKDAKSLIIYFSRSGSTELLASKIAQETQADILEIVVKDPYSGNYQKTLSRANSERENQNYPELDMTVPDLKQYQTIYLGYPILAMTLSHPLTAFLKTYGARLSGKKIAPFMTEGGYGQGDSVQRIREILQEQGASVETITKALVVDGNKVDRADKRVDKWVKQVQ